GATATGTCTCACTCATAATCTATAATAATTTGTTTTATTTACCTGATTTCACATATTGTTATTCAGCTTTTAAAGGGAAGGGTACCGCACCGTTGTTGCGTGCCGAGCGATAGATCGCAGTAAAAAGTTCTACGGTTATTCTGCCTTCTTTGCCTGGTAATATGGGATCCCGGTTGTTGACAATGGCCTGGCAGAAATCTTCATCCTGCATTTGTATGTAATATTCCGCAGGATTGATGCTGTTAAAGAAGGCTTCATCCTGCTCTTTCCATTGCGTTAGCTGATCCTCTTCGCCAGGAACCGTCCAGAGATCATTAAACGGTGTCTCCTGTACGTTGGTTGATCCGGCAATAAACATGGCGCCTCCTTCTGTTTGTGCCCCTATGGTGGCGCCATTGGTACCGTTGATATGTACTTTTCCGTATATGCCCGGTTTTTGTGAGTTGCTGACCAGAATATTACCGATGGCGTTGTTTTTGAATTTCACTATGGCCAGGGCTGTGTCTTCCACCTCAATATAGGGATGGTTGAGATTTCTCCAGGTACCGTAAACTTCTTTGATTTCTCCCATAAACCACTGAAACAGGTCCAACTGATGGGGCGCCTGATTGACCAGCACGCCTCCACCTTCCTGGTCCCAGGTTCCGCGCCAGGCATCGCTCTCGTAGTATTCCTTATCCCGCCAGCCATACATGATTACATGGCCCAGGGCCGGTGAACCGATCTTGCCTTTATCAATGGCCTGTTTCATGCGTTTTACCGGTTCATAGAACCTGCGCTGGCTAACCACGCCAAGTGTTACTCCGTATTTATCCGCTGCCTCCAGCATATCGTCACAGTCTTTCAAAGATGAGGCCATGGGTTTTTCTATCAGAGAATGGACACCCAGGCGGGCCCCTTCTATGACCGGTCCCGCATGATAAGGATGGGGTGTGCAGATGACCAGCACTTCAACTCCTTCGTTTTGTATCATCTTTGTCAGGTTGTCGTAAGGCTTAACCTTATACTGCCCGGCAAAGGATTCGGCTTTTTCCATGCTCCGGCTGTAAGCTGCAGTAAATTCAGAGTGTTCGGCATTGACAAGACCTTTTGCATGCAGATGGGCTACTTTTCCACAGCCAACAATGGCAGTTTTTACTTTGCTCATAGTTCTTAATTTTACTTATTCTTCGGGTTTCAGTATTACTTTGACCATATCTTCTTCTTTGTTGTAAAGTTTATAAAACCATTGAGCTCCTTCCGAGAGGGGAGCTTCAACACTAAGTAAGGGCCGGATATCGATCTGTTTTCTGGAAAGCATATCCAGCACAGCCGGATATTCTCCGCATATGGCGCAACTGCCCTGGACCCTTATCTGACGGGTTACCACATATTGCATGGGAAATTCAGTTACCGGTGTAACGTTTCCGAGCAGCGTGACCGAACCTCCCCGCCTGGCGGAAGAAATTGCCTGTTGAAGGGTGGAGGAAATGCCCACTGCCTCAAACGCAATATCGGCACCCCGATCGCCGGTTAGTTTTAATATTTCTTCCTGCACGTTGCTTTTCTCCGGTTGGATGGTATGGGTGGCTCCTACCTGTTTGGCAATATTGAGTTTTTCCTCGGAAAGATCTATAGCAATGATCTTTCCCACTCCCCTTTCTTTTACAATCTGAATAACTGACAAACCGATCATTCCTGTACCTACAACTACAGCCGTATCGTTAAGAGCCACGGAAGTCAGTTCTACCCCATGGGCACCAACCGCTAAAGGTTCTACCATTGCAGCCTCGGTGAATGAAACTCCTTCGGGCAATTTATGCAGAATATGAGCAGGCACTTTTACATACTCGGCAAAAGCCCCATCCAGGCGGTAGTCTTCACAGGAAACTCCAAGTACTTTGCGTCCGTCGCTCAGGTTATAATATCCCCTTCGGGTATACCAATCATCAAGTTTATAAACTGTTGAGTCGAAAGTTACCGGATCGCCTTTCTTCCATCCTTTAACTTCCGAACCGCTCTCTTCGATCATTCCTGAAGCCTCATGTCCCATAATAACAGGAGGTTCCCGCCGACCCGAACTGCCATCCATTCCATGTACATCGCTGCCACAAATACCTGCTGCCTTCACCTTGATAAGTACTTCATCGGAATGGATTTCCGGTTTTGGCACATCTTTGTATGTTAGCTTGTTGTAATCTTCCAGAACAAGTGCTTTCATAATTTTTTAGCATAAAAATAGGA
This DNA window, taken from Bacteroidales bacterium, encodes the following:
- a CDS encoding Gfo/Idh/MocA family oxidoreductase — translated: MSKVKTAIVGCGKVAHLHAKGLVNAEHSEFTAAYSRSMEKAESFAGQYKVKPYDNLTKMIQNEGVEVLVICTPHPYHAGPVIEGARLGVHSLIEKPMASSLKDCDDMLEAADKYGVTLGVVSQRRFYEPVKRMKQAIDKGKIGSPALGHVIMYGWRDKEYYESDAWRGTWDQEGGGVLVNQAPHQLDLFQWFMGEIKEVYGTWRNLNHPYIEVEDTALAIVKFKNNAIGNILVSNSQKPGIYGKVHINGTNGATIGAQTEGGAMFIAGSTNVQETPFNDLWTVPGEEDQLTQWKEQDEAFFNSINPAEYYIQMQDEDFCQAIVNNRDPILPGKEGRITVELFTAIYRSARNNGAVPFPLKAE
- a CDS encoding galactitol-1-phosphate 5-dehydrogenase, whose product is MKALVLEDYNKLTYKDVPKPEIHSDEVLIKVKAAGICGSDVHGMDGSSGRREPPVIMGHEASGMIEESGSEVKGWKKGDPVTFDSTVYKLDDWYTRRGYYNLSDGRKVLGVSCEDYRLDGAFAEYVKVPAHILHKLPEGVSFTEAAMVEPLAVGAHGVELTSVALNDTAVVVGTGMIGLSVIQIVKERGVGKIIAIDLSEEKLNIAKQVGATHTIQPEKSNVQEEILKLTGDRGADIAFEAVGISSTLQQAISSARRGGSVTLLGNVTPVTEFPMQYVVTRQIRVQGSCAICGEYPAVLDMLSRKQIDIRPLLSVEAPLSEGAQWFYKLYNKEEDMVKVILKPEE